In Pseudomonas sp. HR96, the DNA window GATCATCAGGGCCCGGGGCATCATGCCCGACGGTACTGTGTTCGATATTCCAGGCGACATGCCGGCGCCACCGCCGCTGCAGATCTCCAGCGAAACGGCGAACCAGCTCGTATACCTGTGCCTACCACTGCGCAGTGCCGACACCCTGGCCGTGCGATGGCCGGATAGCGAAGCCAATTGTCGCTACCTGGCGCAATCCTCGGCCATCAAGGACACCCACACACCCGGCGGCGATACCGAGACCCTCGACCTCGCCGTGCCCAATCTGCAGCTCAGGGTCGGGCACGAGAACCTCAGTGCGTTCACCGTACTTGCCGTAGGTCGAGTTCTGGGCAATGGCTCGGACAGCAACATGCTGCTTGACGAGCGCTTCTACCCGACCTGCGTGGCGGTTGCGGCAATACCGCCACTGCAACGGTTTCTGGATGAGGTCACCGGCATGCTGCGCGAGCGTGCTCGCAACATTGCTGCCCGCGTCTGTTCGCCGGGGCAGTCAGGAGTGGCCGACGTCAACGATTTCAATCTGCTGCAGGTGATGAACCGACTGCATCCGCTGTTCCAGCATCTGGCCCGGCGCCGCAGCACTCACCCCGAACAGCTGTATATCGCCCTCAGCCAGGCCTGCGGTGAACTGCTGACCTTCACCGACGACCAGCGCCTGCCCGCCGAATACCCGGCGTACCAGCACGACAACCTGAGCGCCTCGTTCGATGTCTTGGAAACCACGCTGCGCCAGGCACTCGGCACCGTACTGCAGCCCCGAGCGATACCGCTGACGATCCAGGAGCAGCCGTACGGTGTGCGAACGGCGATGCTGGACGATCTGCGCCTGCTCGATGGGGCGCAGTTCATCCTGGCGGTGCGCGCGCGGATGCCCGGGGAGCAATTGCGCCAACGCTTTGCCCACCAGGCCAAGGTTTACTCGATCGAGAACATTTCCGAACGCATAAGCCGCCAACTGCCAGGCATCACCTTGGTGCCCCTGCCCGTGGCTCCGCGCAATCTGCCTTTCCATGCCGGATTCACCTATTTCGAGCTAGATCGCCAGGATCCTGCATGGGACACCATGAAAGGCAGCAGCGGCTTCGCCTTCCATGTAGGGAGCAACTTTCCTGACCTGGAGCTGGAATTCTGGGCCATCCGCGAGGACGTGAAATGAGCGAAGCAATCGTAAAGAGAACCTCGCAACACTCACGGCCTGACATCAGCCCTTATTCACTGACGCCGTCTTCGGCCGACGCGCAGTTCACCCTTCGCGGCGCGTTCAAAAACCCCATGACGGATGCTGCTTCACCACTCTTCGGTTTGTCGATCCGGCTCTCCACTCTGGAACAGCACAGCGACATACCCAAGCTGTATGTGGAAGTCAGCAATCAGATCCGCAATATCCTCGAAGAGATACGCCAGCACGATTATGACGACGCCTCGTACAAAGCCTACTCGTATTCGCTGTGCCTGTTCATGGACGAAATCGTCATGGAGAAGTCTTGGGGGGTCAATTCAAGCTGGAGCGCCAGATCTCTGCTCAGCGAGTTTCACAATGAAACCTGGGGCGGCGAAAAATTCTTCACGTTGCTCGAACGCATGTGCACCGAAGCCAGCAAGTATCACCATGTGCTGGAGGTCATGTATTTCTGCGTTTGTCTGGGCCTCAAGGGCAAATACGCCGTTCAAGAAAACGGCGATGAAGAGATCCAGAAAATCATCGTGCGCCTGCATCGCATCATCCGCGAGCTGCGGGGCCCTGTCGTGGAATTCCCAGATCCCCTGCACAACGTCGCCCCGCGCAACCTGCGCCTTAATCGCCAATGGCCTTGGTGGTCGCCCTGGCTGATCGCCGGATTGGCCATGACCGTCATCTATACCGCCTATTCCATGCGCCTGAACAGCATCACCCAAGAGGTGCTGAAGTCGCTCGAACCCATTCTCAAGCTCTGAATGTGACACCCCATACCCGGTAACAACCACAAGGAGATTCACATGCCAACACCCGCCTACATCAGCATGACCGGCACCACGCAGGGCGCCATCACCAGCGGTGCTTTCACCGCTGATTCGGTCGGTAACGTCTACGTCGAAGGTCATGAAGACGAAATCCTGATCCAGGAAATCCAGCACCGCATCGGCGTGCCAACCGACCCGCAAAGCGGCCAACCGTCGGGCCCGCGCGTGCACAAGCCCTTCGTCTTCACCAGCGCCCTGAACAAGGCCACACCGATGATGTACCAGGCGTTGGCGAGCGGCGAGAAGCTCAGCAACGTCAAGGTGCGCTGGTATCGCACGTCCACCGAAGGCAAGCAGGAGCACTTCTTCAGCACCGAGCTGGAGGACGCGACCATCGTCGACATCGACACCGTGCTGCCCCATGCGCAGATGGAGATCAACAAGGACTTCACCCAACTGATCAAGGTCAGCCTGGCCTACCGCAAGATCACCTGGACCCATGAGGTGTCGGGCACCGAGGGCTCGGACGACTGGCGCAAACCTGTAGAAGCTTGACCACCTGCACCGAAAATCGGCCTGGGCGTGCCAAGCGTCCAGGCCCCATCGACAATAAAAAGGACAGGACTCCATGGCACGCCAATCAGACCTGCGCTACACCTTTGCGGCCCTCGCCAGCGAGGCGAAATTCGAGGTTGTCAGCTTCGACCTCACCGAAGGCCTTTCCCAGCCCTTCCTCCTCAGCCTGACCCTGTCCAGCCATGACCCCAACATCGACTTCGCCGGCCTGCTCGACTGCGCCGCGCTGTTCACCCTGTGGCACGGCGACACCCCGGTCCGCCACGTCCATGGTCTGATCAGCACCGTGCAGGTCGGCCAGAGCGGCTTTCGCCGCACCCAATACCAAGTGGTGATCGAACCCCAGCTGGCGCGCCTGGCCCTGTGCTCGAACTGGCGCATCTTCCAGCACCAGAGCGTGCCGCAGATCATCGACCAGGTGCTCGGCGAGCATCACCTGCTCAACCGCGAGCAACACCTTACCTCGCCTCACCAGCCCCGCGAATACTGCGTACAGGCCGGCGAAACCGACCTCGCCTTCCTCGCCCGCCTCGCCGCCGAAGAAGGCCTGCTGTACAGCTTCGAACACGATGACAAGGGCCACCGCCTGGTCTACACCGACCGCATCCTGTGTCTGGCCGCCATCGGCGAAAAAGACGCCTGCAGTGTCCTCTACCAGGGGGCCGCAGGCGGTGATCAGCCGCAGCCAGCCCTGAACCGCTTCAGCTACACCGAAAAGGTCTGCACCGCCCGCCAGGTGCAACGCGACTACACCTTCACCCACCCGCGCTACAACCTGCAGCACTCGCACCAGGGCCGCGACCTGCAACGCCAGGGGCCTGACTACGAGCGCTTCGACTACCCCGGCCGCTACAAGCGCGACGCCGCTGGGCAGCCCTTCACCGAGACGCGCCTGCTGGCCCTGCGCAACAGCGCGCGGGTGGCCGAGGCCACGGGCGATGATCCACGGGTGCGGCCGGGCCGCGAATTCCAGTTGGTCGAGCATCCGCGCCAGGCGCTGAACGCCTGGTGGCGGCCCGTTTATGTCGAGCACCAAGGCGCCCAGGCCCTGAGTCAGGAAGAGGACGCCGTGGGCGCGCCCTCAGGCACCTACTACACCCAGACCGCCCAACTGGTCGATGGCCGCGCCGAGTGGAAAGCCGAACTGCTGCCCCCACCCCGCATCAGCGGCACTCAGACCGCAACCGTCACCGGACCGCCCGGCGAGGAGATCTATTGCGACGAGTGGGGCCGGGTCAAGGTCAGCTTCCCCTGGGACCGCGAGAGCAGCAACGACGACAAGAGCTCGTGCTGGGTGCGGGTCAGCCAGGGCTGGGCCGGCACCATGTGGGGTGCCATGGCCATTCCGCGAGTCGGCCAGGAGGTGCTGGTGGGCTTCAATGACGGCGACCCGGACCAGCCGATCATCATCGGCCGAGCCTACCGTGCCGACAACCGGCCGCCCTATGAACTGCCCAGGCACAAGACGCGCATGTCGCTGAAAAGCCAGACCCACAAGGGCGAAGGCTTCAATGAGCTGCGCTTCGAAGATGAACTGGGCCAGCAGGAGGTATTCATCCATGCCGAGCGGGACCAGAACAACCGGGTCAAGCATGACGAAACGACCGAAGTCGGGCATGACCGTACGGAGAGCGTCGGGCATGACGAGCGGGTGAGCGTCGGCAACGATCAGTTCATCAACGTGTTCAACAATCGAGCCCTGAATGTGCATGGCCACCAGCACTCGACAGTGGTCAAGGACTGGCACGACAACGTCGAAAACAGTCGTTACCAGACCACCACCGCCGACCATCGCAGCGAGGTAGGCGGCAACAGTGAAGGGCTGATCAAAGGCCAGCGGACCCTGACCATTGGCGGGGGTGGAAAGCTGACCACTACCACCTATCGACTGGACACCAGCGAACGCCTGGTACTCACCGGTCCCGGAGGCAGCATCACGATCGATGCCGGCGGCGTATTCATCGAGGGGATAACGGTCAACGTCGCAGGACCCATCACGGCTGGCAGCAAGGGCAGAGGCAATGACCTGGGCTTGCAATTGTTGGCTGCGCAGACGAAGACCTGCGAGGGCCTGACACCATGAACTCAAGCATCGTCCTCGACTTCGTCAGCCATCAACATCAGCCCGACGCATGGTTGTACCTGCTCCTTGATCCTTTGGCGGAAATCCCGTCGGACGATCCTCTTCATCTCGATGCGCTGCGCCTACGCCTGGGCCAGGACGCCCTCACCAGCCTGCCAAGACCGGATCTGGAGTATGACATCCAGCACCATCCGGTGCTGATCACCATCGCCTCGCCGGGCGGTGCGCCGGCAGACGATCTGTTGCGCCTGTCCGGCTGGCATGCCCAGCGGGACGATGCGAGACATCACCGCTACGTATGCGGTTGGCTAAGCAGCACTGCCGCTGCACAAACCGTCAGCCGCCATTTGCAGGCGCTGAGCCTGTTGCCGACTCCAGCGGGACAGGCCTATCAGCCACTGCATGAACCCCTGCGTCTCGAACTGATGGCGGGTGTCATCGGCGCCGGCCACCCCGCCCCCTGGTGGCCAGTGAGACGCTGGTTGATCCCGGCCAGCAGCGGTGATGGTCTGGTACTTGAAGGGTATCCGGAATTCCAGGCGGTCACCGACCTGGAGCTGGCAGATAGGCAGGAGGACATTCCTTTGGCCAGCGCTTTGTTGGATATCTGGCGCAGAACGCTCAGCACCCTCGAAGGTTACGCGCCGGGCCGTTGGACTGGCCCCACCAGCCTGCCTCCCTTCGCAGTGATGCAGGCCCTTGCACAGATTCAGCAGGCGCGAACGCTGGAGCTGACCGACCCCGAAGACATCCTGCAACTGGCTATTCACCGGTTGATGCTGCATCCGCGCTTGCACTGGCACCCGAGGGTGCGCCAGCTCATCGGCAGCGCAGCTCGGGATGAGATACCGCTCGCCGACTCATTCGATCATTACCACGACCAGGACTGGGAGCTGATCGTCAACGAACTGGAAGAAGGGGCTGCCCAATGACGCTTGCTTCGCATACGCGCATAGCCACCACCGAATGTGCTCCTTCTATCAAAGGTTGCCGAGTCTGCCGACGCCAGGGCCTGGCAATTCTTCCTTTGCGCCGTTCACTGCTCCCCAAGCCGCACATCTGGAAGCACCTGCCCGAGCCGGAAATCTCCGACACTCAACTGGGCATGCGCATTCTGCGCGCCGGTTTCCTCTATGTGTTGCTGGATGACCGGATCTGGCAAGCCTATCAGGTCACCGTCGACGGCTACCTGCGCCAGTTCAACCCCTACCAGCCGCGGCACTGCAACGAACGTCGCCTGACCCGGGCCTGCGTGAATCAGGACCACGACATCCCTGCCTCATTTCTCAACATCGACACCGATAAATACCGCACCGCCTCTTTCGCTTTCTCCAGCGATCCCTGGCCGGTCAGTGTGTTGGACGCCTACAAAGCGCTGCGCAACATCGAGAGAATGCAAATGATCGATCTGGCCACAGCCCGGGACAACCCGACCCAGTACGGTAATTACCTCACCACTGACGAGCCTTGGGTGCAAAAGCACGTTTATGAATACCGTGACTTTGTGCCCGGCTTCACCAGTGTCCACGGCTTCCATAGCCGTGCTCACCGCCAATCCACGTTCAGAAACTACCTGCGCACGGCCCGGGTACACCCCACGCTAGGGCCCGGCGTGCTGGCCATCGAGGTGGATGACGACGTCGGCCTGGTTCAGGAATACAACGCCATGCGCGCCAGCTGGGCCCATGCGCGGCAGGTGTGGCTGGAGGAGCCGGAGCGGGCGTATCAGCATCAGACTTCACAGATTCTGTTGGCCATTCGGCAGTTGCATCGACAATGGGCAGACTCCAAGGTGAGGGTCCCCCCCCTGCCACCCGGCTCGCCCATCATCCCGGGAGCCTGGGAAAAAGCGCGCGCCCGTCGTGTGGACGAACGGGCTGCAAAAAGTGACGCCCGGCTGGAAGAACGCTACGACGAATCGAAGCGCGCGGCCTTTCAGACTACTTACGACACCGTGCTCGGGCTCTATCAACAACACATTGATGAGTACGGCGCACTGTATGCCCAGGCCTTCGACTCTGCCGACTTCCGGGTGGCGATGGAGCACGACTACGACGGGAATGACCGCCAATCGGGTATCGCCTACAGCAAGACGATGGCGTTGTGCCTTCGTGGTGGAGTCAGTGAAGCCGCCAACAATGACACTGGGCCCACGGCAATGCTGTGGCTGCAAATGCTCACCGATCCGCAAAGCCCGATCTACCGAGCGATGTTGATGCGCGACAAGCACCTGCTGGCAGAGCTACTGCCAAGCTTCAATGCTACGGGCGTTGAGGACTGGAATGATACCGGCAGGCTTTACGCGGTGATGAAAGATGTCGTTGGCAGCGATGAAGGCAAGGAAATGCGGCGGCAACAACTGCAGACCGCCTTGGCGGAAATAATAACGGCGGTAAACGCTGCCAACCTGCGTCTGAAGGCCCTTACAGGGCCCGGCGTGGAATGTGCCCTGTCCCGGCTCAATACCGCCAGCCAGTTTATCTATAACGGTGTGTCGATGATGCAAATCCACATCCCGATAAAGCTCGGCGAATATTACGCATTGCAGTCCAAATACATCCGCAGTCTGCAAAATCGACTGAGTGACAGCTACCCGGGCAAACACCAGAAAGCTCGCCCGATGATCATCGGAGGCCTGCTGAGCCTCTCGGTGATGGATCCGAGCGTTGCCGACCGGGTGGTCAATGCTTCGCTCTGGGTAGAGGGCACCCTTGAAGAGCTGCAGAAGTCGCTCGCAGGAGCGAAGGACGCTGCGGCGAACGAACTTTCGCCCGTCGAACCCTGGCCTGGCCTGGTGGCAGTCAGCGTAGGACTCGGCACGCTGGACCCTTCGGTCCGACACGCCATTGCGGGGCTGAAGATAAACACGCATCAGGCAAAAAAATGGGTTTCGGCAGGCTTCACAGGCCTTAGAGGGATTGCCGGAAGTGCCGATTTTTTGCTTGCTCTCGGCGGCCTGTATTTTATGCATGATGCTTTGGTCAAGAACCTGAAAGCGGCTAATGAGATAATCGGCGAGAGGCCTAGAGAGGCTGCGTTGGCATTGGAGGGTAGTTCCCTCGCCGTACTTGGTGCCGCAGCTGAAATTACTGGTATCGCGCTTAAATCAGCAAAATATGGACTGGAGGCAAACAGATTAATTACGAGCACATCAGTGATTGCAACCCAAGCCGCTAGTTACGCCGACCAGCTAATAAAACTGGGTGGCCACACGCTTGCATTGACAGGGTTTGTGGATGCAGCTCAGACGGGATTTGCGGCATACCGAACTTACCAAACAGGGGATCATACATCTATGTATATCTACCTGAGCTCATCCACATTGTCCGCCCTTAGCGCTGGGACTGGCTTAAAGTCCGTAAGCACAAACCAACTAAATCTACGAGGGGCGCTAGGCTGGACCATACTTTTTTCTATCGGAGCATTTGCTCTATCGAAAATAGCAGAAATTAAAGAATCATCAATGCTAGAGTCATGGGCGAAACGTTGTTTTTTTGGAACAGGCGGCGAAATTTTTGAAGATCATTGGAGCACTTCGGAGTCAGCAGCAACGGCATGGGCAGAATTAAATGCGATCACTACCGGGATGCGCGCCATAATACAATTTAAGCGCGAGAAATCAGCTCTCGGATCGACAGACTTGGCAATGTTACAACCATCCATCTCTTACAAAATTATATTCCCCTATTTTGATAAAAACCGGGCAAGTTATCGATGGGCTTTATTTTTGCACCGCCGTGACGACGAAAAATCACACAATTATATTTCTGGGGAACCCATTTTCGAGCAAGAGCACAATCCAACAACCGCAACAACCCCGGCAATAACCAAACAATCCAAACTGTTACGCACAAGGGAGTACGATTACCCTGACTACGATATACCCGTAAACACCCCACTTTTGGAAAATCGAGTCATCAAATCAGAAGGCGAGGGCATGGTTGCATTTCTTGATATTTATGGACAAATCAAGACACATCTATACATGAACCCGAATCGCATTACGGGAGTCTCCTTTTACGTGACCTACTGGCCCGACAAAGAGACCCCGGACGTATATGCAGAATTAGTACAGACAAAAAAAATCTAGAACTAAACTGATAAAATGAGACTGCAATGACGCGCACTCGTGAAGCTGAGAATCCTTTTCGCGCCCTTGGCTGGAAATATAATCTACCTAACCCAAACGAAACGCCCTCAAAGACACCAAACGCGAAAACCTTAACAAAACATCCCCGCCATATGGATAATATTTACATGGAATTATCCAGAGAAACAAGCGCGAACCGTGAAGCAGGTATTCTATTAACAATTAGCGGGCTTGTCATATTGGTTGTCTATCTTGCCATAACAATCACTTTAGTAGACTTTAACAGAATCGAGACTTCATTGATACTGGCCGGAGTGTTAGTTTTTTCATGCACTGTGTGCCTATTCTATTATTTCTGGCGCATTGACACTGAGACTCCAGTTGATGAACCCATTCGCTTCAATCGAAAACGACGAAAAGTTTACGCATACAACTTTCGACCCAATGGAAAAAAATTCTACTGTCGCAAGGGATGGGGCGCCACTCCAGTTGTCTATGACTGGGACAATCTGCGCGCGGAGTTCTATAGCGTTTATGGTCCTATGGGAACTGGCGGTCTGGTGGAAAACATATACTTGGCTGTGGTCGAGCCAGGAACCGGAAAAATCATAGATCGATTCTTCTTCGCCCACGGGCAGTCTCAAGGTGAAATGTACTGGGCATTGGCCCAAATATACATGCAGCAAGGGCCTGAAGCTCTTTCCGATTTCGGCAACGCTTCTGAAGCCTGGGCCAGAATGTACGCTGTTGAAAACCTAAGCCGCCGAATCGGCCCCAAAGTGCAGTGGCCGCACGCAATGGACGTGGAATCCAAGACAGCACCCTCATGACTCTCCCAATAAACACCGGATCCCGCTCCACACCGAAAGGAAGCCCCCCAATGAAACCCATCGTCCTGGTCGGCCACGCCCACCACTGCCCCATCCACGGCGCCGGTGAAGTCATCACCGGTTCCTCCACTACTTTGCTCAACGGCCGCCCGGTCGCTCGAGTCGGTGATGAAATCAGCTGCGGAGCCGTCATCGAAACCGGCTCGCCCTATCATTCAGACCAGGGCAGGCCCATCGCCAGAGTCGGAGACAGCACCGATCACGGCGGTAC includes these proteins:
- the tssK gene encoding type VI secretion system baseplate subunit TssK; the encoded protein is MSSRNPVLWKEGLFVKPQHFQQLEHAAQASVQQKISSLSDVFYGFSELRLNEEHLGFGKISIIRARGIMPDGTVFDIPGDMPAPPPLQISSETANQLVYLCLPLRSADTLAVRWPDSEANCRYLAQSSAIKDTHTPGGDTETLDLAVPNLQLRVGHENLSAFTVLAVGRVLGNGSDSNMLLDERFYPTCVAVAAIPPLQRFLDEVTGMLRERARNIAARVCSPGQSGVADVNDFNLLQVMNRLHPLFQHLARRRSTHPEQLYIALSQACGELLTFTDDQRLPAEYPAYQHDNLSASFDVLETTLRQALGTVLQPRAIPLTIQEQPYGVRTAMLDDLRLLDGAQFILAVRARMPGEQLRQRFAHQAKVYSIENISERISRQLPGITLVPLPVAPRNLPFHAGFTYFELDRQDPAWDTMKGSSGFAFHVGSNFPDLELEFWAIREDVK
- a CDS encoding type VI secretion system Vgr family protein, which gives rise to MARQSDLRYTFAALASEAKFEVVSFDLTEGLSQPFLLSLTLSSHDPNIDFAGLLDCAALFTLWHGDTPVRHVHGLISTVQVGQSGFRRTQYQVVIEPQLARLALCSNWRIFQHQSVPQIIDQVLGEHHLLNREQHLTSPHQPREYCVQAGETDLAFLARLAAEEGLLYSFEHDDKGHRLVYTDRILCLAAIGEKDACSVLYQGAAGGDQPQPALNRFSYTEKVCTARQVQRDYTFTHPRYNLQHSHQGRDLQRQGPDYERFDYPGRYKRDAAGQPFTETRLLALRNSARVAEATGDDPRVRPGREFQLVEHPRQALNAWWRPVYVEHQGAQALSQEEDAVGAPSGTYYTQTAQLVDGRAEWKAELLPPPRISGTQTATVTGPPGEEIYCDEWGRVKVSFPWDRESSNDDKSSCWVRVSQGWAGTMWGAMAIPRVGQEVLVGFNDGDPDQPIIIGRAYRADNRPPYELPRHKTRMSLKSQTHKGEGFNELRFEDELGQQEVFIHAERDQNNRVKHDETTEVGHDRTESVGHDERVSVGNDQFINVFNNRALNVHGHQHSTVVKDWHDNVENSRYQTTTADHRSEVGGNSEGLIKGQRTLTIGGGGKLTTTTYRLDTSERLVLTGPGGSITIDAGGVFIEGITVNVAGPITAGSKGRGNDLGLQLLAAQTKTCEGLTP
- a CDS encoding DUF6708 domain-containing protein produces the protein MTRTREAENPFRALGWKYNLPNPNETPSKTPNAKTLTKHPRHMDNIYMELSRETSANREAGILLTISGLVILVVYLAITITLVDFNRIETSLILAGVLVFSCTVCLFYYFWRIDTETPVDEPIRFNRKRRKVYAYNFRPNGKKFYCRKGWGATPVVYDWDNLRAEFYSVYGPMGTGGLVENIYLAVVEPGTGKIIDRFFFAHGQSQGEMYWALAQIYMQQGPEALSDFGNASEAWARMYAVENLSRRIGPKVQWPHAMDVESKTAPS
- a CDS encoding PAAR domain-containing protein, with product MKPIVLVGHAHHCPIHGAGEVITGSSTTLLNGRPVARVGDEISCGAVIETGSPYHSDQGRPIARVGDSTDHGGTLIEGDGDWVLD
- the icmH gene encoding type IVB secretion system protein IcmH/DotU yields the protein MSEAIVKRTSQHSRPDISPYSLTPSSADAQFTLRGAFKNPMTDAASPLFGLSIRLSTLEQHSDIPKLYVEVSNQIRNILEEIRQHDYDDASYKAYSYSLCLFMDEIVMEKSWGVNSSWSARSLLSEFHNETWGGEKFFTLLERMCTEASKYHHVLEVMYFCVCLGLKGKYAVQENGDEEIQKIIVRLHRIIRELRGPVVEFPDPLHNVAPRNLRLNRQWPWWSPWLIAGLAMTVIYTAYSMRLNSITQEVLKSLEPILKL
- a CDS encoding T6SS effector BTH_I2691 family protein, with the translated sequence MTLASHTRIATTECAPSIKGCRVCRRQGLAILPLRRSLLPKPHIWKHLPEPEISDTQLGMRILRAGFLYVLLDDRIWQAYQVTVDGYLRQFNPYQPRHCNERRLTRACVNQDHDIPASFLNIDTDKYRTASFAFSSDPWPVSVLDAYKALRNIERMQMIDLATARDNPTQYGNYLTTDEPWVQKHVYEYRDFVPGFTSVHGFHSRAHRQSTFRNYLRTARVHPTLGPGVLAIEVDDDVGLVQEYNAMRASWAHARQVWLEEPERAYQHQTSQILLAIRQLHRQWADSKVRVPPLPPGSPIIPGAWEKARARRVDERAAKSDARLEERYDESKRAAFQTTYDTVLGLYQQHIDEYGALYAQAFDSADFRVAMEHDYDGNDRQSGIAYSKTMALCLRGGVSEAANNDTGPTAMLWLQMLTDPQSPIYRAMLMRDKHLLAELLPSFNATGVEDWNDTGRLYAVMKDVVGSDEGKEMRRQQLQTALAEIITAVNAANLRLKALTGPGVECALSRLNTASQFIYNGVSMMQIHIPIKLGEYYALQSKYIRSLQNRLSDSYPGKHQKARPMIIGGLLSLSVMDPSVADRVVNASLWVEGTLEELQKSLAGAKDAAANELSPVEPWPGLVAVSVGLGTLDPSVRHAIAGLKINTHQAKKWVSAGFTGLRGIAGSADFLLALGGLYFMHDALVKNLKAANEIIGERPREAALALEGSSLAVLGAAAEITGIALKSAKYGLEANRLITSTSVIATQAASYADQLIKLGGHTLALTGFVDAAQTGFAAYRTYQTGDHTSMYIYLSSSTLSALSAGTGLKSVSTNQLNLRGALGWTILFSIGAFALSKIAEIKESSMLESWAKRCFFGTGGEIFEDHWSTSESAATAWAELNAITTGMRAIIQFKREKSALGSTDLAMLQPSISYKIIFPYFDKNRASYRWALFLHRRDDEKSHNYISGEPIFEQEHNPTTATTPAITKQSKLLRTREYDYPDYDIPVNTPLLENRVIKSEGEGMVAFLDIYGQIKTHLYMNPNRITGVSFYVTYWPDKETPDVYAELVQTKKI
- a CDS encoding Hcp family type VI secretion system effector; translation: MPTPAYISMTGTTQGAITSGAFTADSVGNVYVEGHEDEILIQEIQHRIGVPTDPQSGQPSGPRVHKPFVFTSALNKATPMMYQALASGEKLSNVKVRWYRTSTEGKQEHFFSTELEDATIVDIDTVLPHAQMEINKDFTQLIKVSLAYRKITWTHEVSGTEGSDDWRKPVEA